The region GGAACACGACCTCTCGGGTATCGACGTCTCCTGCCCGACCGGCGAGCACGAGGAGGAGCAGGTGCTCGTCAACGGCTCGGAGGGCATCGCCTACGGCGCCTTCGACGAGGGCTGCCGGTTCATCGCCGGCTACCCGATGACGCCGTGGACAGAAGCGTTCACCATCTTGACGCAGAAGTTCCCCGAGGTCGGGGGCATCTCCGAGCAGGTGGAGGACGAGATCGCCGCGGCCGCGTTGGCCATCGGCGCCGCCCACACCGGCGTGAAGGCGATGTCTGGATCATCCGGCGGCGGCTTCGCGCTGATGTCCGAGCCGCTCGGACTGGCAGAAATCACTGAGACGCCCATCGTGCTGCTCGAAGCAGCCCGTGCGGGGCCGTCGACGGGGATGCCGACCAAGCCCGAACAGGCCGACTTGGAGCACGTTCTCTACACCTCACAGGGCGACTCCAACCGCGTCGTCCTCGCCCCCGCGGACCCCGCGGAGGCCTACGACCACGCGCGACGGGCGTTCCAGATCGCCTACGAGTACCAGATTCCGAGCATCATCCTCTACGACCAGAAGCTCTCCGGGGAGTACCGCAACGTCCCGGCAAGCCACTTCGACCGCGAGCCGAACCCCGACATCGGGAAGACGCTCACGGAGGAGGAGCTGGCGGAGGCGCCGCACGAGTCGAGTGGGAAGTACAAGCGGTTCCAGCACGCCCCCGAGGACGGCGTCTCGCCGCGCTCGGTGCCGGGCCAGAAAGGCGGGCACTATCTCGCCTCCGGGAACGAGCATAATGAGGCCGGCCACATCAGCGAGGACCCGGACAACCGGGTCGCGCAGGTCGACCGCCGCAGCCGCAAACTCGAAAACATCCGCGCGGACCTGGACGAGAACGGCCTGAACGTTCACTACGGGCCCGAGAACGCCCAGTACGGTGTGCTGGCGTTCGGTAGCATGGTCGGCACCATCGAGGAGGCTGTCGAGGAACTCAATGCGGATGGCGAGTCCGTGAAGGCGCTGGCAGTCGGCGAAATGGCGCCGTTCCCGAAGGCGGAGCTCCGGGAGTTCATCGAGAGCGTCGACCGCGTGATGGTCGTCGAGATGAACGCGACCGCACAGTTCCGCGGTCTGACACAGAAAGAACTTGGTGAGTACGGCCCGAAGATGGCGAGCCTGCTCAAGTACAACGGCAACCCCTTCGAGCCCGCGGAGGTCGTGGAAGGGTTCCACAAGACCCTCAGCGGCGAGACGGAGACCGACCACCAGACGCGATTCGTCCCTGCAGCAGGTGACTAACCATGAGTGCATTCAGCGCAATCGGCGAAGAACGAGAGATCGACCCGAACGAGTACACCCCCGGCATCGAGCCGCAGCCGACGTGGTGTCCGGGCTGTGGTGACTTCGGCGTCCTGAAGGCGCTGAAGGGTGCCCTGCCGGAAGTCGGCCGCACGCCCGAGGAGACCCTGATGGTGAGTGGGGTCGGCTGTTCGGGCAAGCTGAGCTCCTACTTCAACAGCTACGGGTTCCACAGCATCCACGGGCGCGCTCTGCCTGTCGCGCGGGCTGCGAAGCTCGCGAACCCCGGACTGGAAGTGATCGCCGCCGGCGGCGACGGCGACGGCTACGGGATCGGCGGGAACCACTTCATGCACACCGCCCGAGAGAATCACGACTTCACGTACATCGTGTTCAACAACGAGATCTTCGGCCTTACCAAGGGTCAGACTTCGCCCACCTCCCCGAAGGGCCACAAGTCCAAGACGCAGCCCGGCGGCTCGGCCAAGGAGCCGGTCCGCCCGCTCTCGCTCTCGCTCACCTCGGGGGCGTCGTTCGTGGCCCGAACGGCTGCGGTCAACCCCAATCAGGCGAAGGAACTCATCAAGGAGGCCATCGAGCACGACGGCTTCGCACACATCGACTTCCTGACCCAGTGCCCGACGTGGAACAAGGACGCCAAGCAGTACGTCCCCTACATCGACGTGAACGAGTCCGACGACTACGACTTCGACCCGACCAACCGGGAGGAGGCCGCGGCGATGATGCGTGAGACCGAGGAAGCCCTCCACGAGGGCACGGTCCTCACCGGGAAGTACTACGTCGACGAGGACCGTCCCTCCTACCAGCAGGAGAAACAGAACATCGGCGAGATGCCCGAGGAGCCACTCGCAGAGCGGTACTTCGACGACTCCTACGAATGGGAGCGCTCCGCGGACATGTTCCTCGACGACCACAAATAAGCCTGGACTACAGTGCGGTGTGGCTGCACGCCACACATCCTGCTTTCGGCTTCGGAAGGTATTTTTCTCCCCACGACAAACTCTAGTTCAATGAGTACGTCGGCTACGGTAGACCGTATCCTCCAGATCCTCGAGAAAGACGCCCAAGCGTCGGTCTCGGAGATTGCCGAGCGGGCCGACGTGTCGAAACCGACCGTCCGGAAGTATATCCGCCAACTCGAAGACGACGGCGTCATCGTCGGCTACTCGGCAGACGTAGACCCCAAGAAACTCACTGGCCAGTCGATTGCCCTCGTCGGAATGGACGTGGCCAGCGAGCAGTACGTCGACGCGACGAACGCGCTGAAAGACCTCGACGCACTCGAGTCGCTCTACAGTTCCTCAGGCGACCACATGCTGCTCGCGGAGGTGCGCGCCGGCGACGGCGACGAACTCGGACGGGTCATCAACGAACAAATTCTGACTATCGACGGCGTCACGGCGGCTCACCCCTGCTTCCTGCAGGAACGACTGAAGTAATCACGGCTTCCTGCGGTTCGACAGCTCCTCCCTACTGAACCATGGGTCCGCGATCATTTCGATGGCCCACGGCTGCTCGAACGTTCAGTTCCACCCCACTGTGGCAACGCTCTTGATGCTGCCCGCCCCACACCCGCTATGAGCGGGAGCACCCTCCCCGGAACCGGCGAGGACGAGGGTCCCGAGCGCGTGGTGCTCCACGTGGACATGGACTGCTTCTACGCCTCCTGCGAGCGCCTCACGGAACCACGCCTGCACGGCGAACCCGTCATCGTCGGGATGGGCTACGAGGAAGGCGAGACAATCGGCGCCGTCGCCACCGCCTCCTACGAGGCTCGCGAGTTCGGGGTGGACTCGGCCCAACCCATCTCGCAGGCCGTCGACCGGCTTCCACCCGTCGAACGACCGGACCTGGGCACCGATGGCGACGTTCGTGGCCACTACCGGCCAGTCGATATGGAGTTCTACCAGTCCATCGCCGCCCAGGTGAAGGAGATTCTGCACGACTGTGCCGACACGGTCCGGGAAGTGAGCATCGACGAAGCCTACCTCGACGTGAGTGACCGCACATCCTGGGAAGAACTCGAGGAGCCCTCGACAGCGTCCGGGGCCGCCGACCGCCGGACCCTCGCGGAGGGACTGGGCCGGCACATCAAGGAGCGCATCGACCGCGAAGTAGGGGTTCCCGCGAGCGTCGGTGTTGCCCCCAACATGGCGACGGCGAAAGTCGCCAGCGACCACGACAAACCGAACGGGCTGACGGTCGTGACCCCTGGGCGGGTCGCCGAGTTCCTCGCACCGCTCCCAGTCGAAGAGATTCACGGCGTCGGGCCGGTCCGGGCGGGCGAACTCCGGGAGATGGGTATCGAGACGGCCGGCGAGCTCGCCGCGGAGGATAGCGGGCGGCTTCGCGACCGGTTCGGGGAGCGAGGGTGGGAGCTTTACGCGCGCGCCAGCGGCGACGACGACCGGGCGGTCACACCTCGCGGGCGGGCGAAGAGTCTCTCTCGAGAGTCCTCGTTCTCGGAGGCGACGAATGACGCCGAAGCAAAGCGAGAAAAAATTCGCCACCTCGCGGCCGCAGTTGCAGACCGAGCTCGCTCGAAAGACGTTCTTTACCGCACCATCGGTATCAAGGCGGTGACCACGCCGTATGAGGTGAACACGCGCGCTGAGTCTCTTTCAGGCCCGGTCGACGACCCGGAGTTGGTCGAAGAAGTGGCCCGCTCGCTGTTGGAAGAGTTCGAGGAGGAGTCTGTCCGGAAACTCGGCGTGCGTGTCTCGAAACTGAGCTTCGGCGCTGCTGAGCAGGCCAGCCTCGACGGGTTCGAGAGTGCAGTCGAAGCTGTGAACGCAACCCCCACCGCTGAGGACGAAGGGGCGAAGAGAACCGACGAGTCCGATGGAGCAACGTCGACAAGTGACGAGCGGTCGGGCCAATTTTCGCTGACAGAGTTCGACGGCTGAGCCGGGCCGTCGGAAACGACTATGTGTCCGCGGTTGGTTGGTTACACCAACAACCAGCGGTCGGACTGGTACGGGGTGGGCCCGCGGCCGACGCTGGGCGAGATTATGAGTCAGGATACAGAACGCATCAGGGTTGGCGAGGAGGCCGAGAGCGGTGACGCAGTCGAGATGCCGGTCATCGACGTGCTCGCCGGCCGTGGGTTCATTACCGGGAAAAGTGGAAGCGGGAAATCGAACACCGCGAGCGTCGTCGCCGAGCAGCTGCTAGAGGCCGGCTACGGCCTGCTCATCGTCGACGTGGACGGGGAGTACTACGGGCTGAAAGAGGAGTACGAACTGCTCCACGCTGGAGCCGACGAGGAGTGTGACATCCGCGTCAGTCCCGAACACGCCGAGAAACTCGCGACGCTGGCCTTAGAGGAGAACGTCCCAATCATCCTCGACGTGTCCTCCTATCTAGACCCCGCCGACGCCGACGAGATGCTGCTCGCCGTCGCCCGACAGCTCTTCGCGAAGGCGAAAAAGCAGAAGAAGCCGTTCCTCGTGCTCGTCGAGGAGTGCCACGAGTACATCCCCGAAGGCGGCGGCATGACGGAGACGGGGAAGATGTTGATCAAGATCGGCAAGCGCGGCCGAAAACACGGACTGGGCATCGTCGGAATGTCCCAGCGCCCCGCAGACGTGAAGAAGGACTTCATCACCCAGTGTGACTGGATGGTCTGGCACCGACTCACCTGGGATAACGACACCCGCGTCGTCGGCCGAATTCTCGGTAACGAGTACGCTGACTTGGTCGAAGGCCTGAACGACGGGGAAGCGTTCCTCGTCAGCGACTGGGTCGACGCGGTCCGCAGGGTCCAGTTCGACCGCAAGCGCACGTTCGACGCCGGTGCCACGCCGGGTCTCGAGGAGTTCGAGCGGCCGGACCTCCAGTCGGTCTCGGACGACCTGGTCGCGGACCTCCAGCAGGTCTCGGAGGAACGGCAACGCCACGAGTCGACGGTCGACTCGCTCGAGGCAGCGCTGCAGGAGCGAGAGCAGCGCATCGAGGAACTCGAGGCCGAACTCACAGAGGCTCGGGACATGAGCGAGATGGCCGACCGGTTCGCGCAGGCGCTGGTCGACAACGCCAAGGAGTCGCCGACGGAGAGCACGCCTGCCGAGTCGGAGGTCGCGGAGGCCGAGGAGTTCGTGTCCGAGGCTGCGCGGGATGGCTATCCGGGGTCTGCACCGGCACCCGAATCACCGTCGCTCGACAACGAAACCGAGATCGACGCCGGCACGGAGTTGCTCCCCGAGAACCAGCGTGACCTCCACGCCTACGCTATGAACGACGGTGGGCAAGCGCACCCACAGGCCGAGACTGACGGTTCGGGCGAGCGGCAAGCAGACGGTGAGGAACCCGAATGTGAACCTGACTCCGAACAGGAAACGTTGGCCGACGAAGACGGTTCAGACTCCTCGGAGGATTCCTCCCAAACTGAGTCTGACGAGCAGTCCAGCGATACGGATTCCGCTCCCTCGAAGGAGACGCCCAGCGGACTGCAGCCAGTTAAGACCATCTCCAGCCGTGAGGAGAAAGCGGAGGGGCCAGATTCCGATACCGAAGCTGCTGTGGATGCTACCGAAGACACCGACACCGACGCGGAGGATGGAGAGGACGCGTCGGCGGGAGCTGCAGAGCCTGAACCCGAGGACCCAGAACAGGACCACGATACAGAGCCGTCCAGCGAAGCACCCGACTCCGGAACCGCAGACTCCACTGCCGACGAATCAGGTGACACCGGGAGCGTCGAACGGCCCGATACCACCCGAATCGAGTCCGAATTGGAACCTGAGCCCGAATCCGAGAGCCCGACAGCCGAGTCCGCTGCGGGGAGCGAACCCCTCGAGGCGACGGGCGATTGGCCCACACCGGAGGGCACGCAACCCTCCCACGAATCCGAACCTGGAGAGGCCGACCCGGACCTCAATCCTGAACGGACGGCGGAACTGAAGAAACAGCTCTCCGACGAGTTCGGCGTGCAGATGGAGGCCAGCTCCGACCTGACTGGCGGTTCCCTCGGAAGTTCAACGTCCGATTCGGAGCCCGCACCCGACGATGCCCGGGGGGACTCTCCTGCAGAGGAGTTGGAAGACGCTTCCGAGCAGGCCGAAGCCAGTGACAGCCCTCCTCCAGAAGCGGACTCGACTGATTCACCGGCTGTGGAACTAGACGGCGAGAGTTCGCGGGTCGACCCGACTGCTGACCGTGGGGAGCGGCTCACCGAACTCGTCGAGGAAACCGAACTTTTCGACGAGGAGGAGGTCGTGCAGGTGTTCGTCCACGGCATCGAGGCGCTGGACGACGTGACGCGAGGGATGCTGGAGCACTACCGAACTGACGGAAAGTTGACTCCCGTCGACGCCCACGTCGCCGCCGGTGGGTCGGGCGAGCGCCAGTACGCCTACGCACGGAACCGAACCCTCCGGACCGCCGGCCTGGTCGAACACGCTGGCGCCGGCCGCTACCGCTACCGGCTTCCCGACCTGGTTTCTGAGGTGTTCGCCGGCACCGTCGACGAGGAGACCGTAGCCGATACCGTCAGGGCCATCGAATCCGCCGCAGGAATCGCCGACGAATGAAGGCGAAACTACCCAGCGAAGGAGAGTCCCGCTGGCGGCTGGCCCGACACGCCCGAATCATCGTCTACGAGGCCGAGGCCGGCGACGAGCTGATTACGATATACGACTGTGGCGCCGCCCAGAAACCACCCTCCGCCCAGTTCATCGGGAACCTCGTGCGGGTGCGTGCGCCCCACGACCTCGAACACTCGCCGACGGGCTACGTGGTCACGCTGAAGGAGGGTGGCACGCTGGTCGAACAGGGTGAGGACCACTACGTCGTGGAACCGCGGGCCGGCGAAGCGAACTGAGACCGGGTTCAGAGCGACGAGACGAGATCACGAAGCACCGCGTCTGGGTCCGCTGCGAGCGCGACACCAGAGGCCAGCAGGACGCCGTCGGCACCAAGCTCCGCAGCAGCCGCAACGTCCGCTCCTGTCGCGATTCCTGCGCCACAGAAGACATCGACTGCCGGGTTCGCGTCGGCGGCCGCCACGACAGCGTTGGTGACGATATCCGGGTCAGCGCTGGCAACAGACACGTCACCACCGATGAGTTCGGGCGGCTCGACGGCGACGGCATCGGGGCCGAGCGCGGCGGCTGACCCTACCTGGTCAGGGTTGTTCGCACAGACGACAGTGTCCAGGCCGGCCGCCTCCGCGGCACCGAGGCCAGCATCGATGTCGGCGAGTTTCAGCCGCCGCTCGGAGTGGTTGAGTAGAGTTCCCGTGGCACCTGCTGCGGCGACTGAGGCGGCATGAACGCTTCCGGTGTGACTCCCGTGGGGAATCGGGTCCACGTGCTGGGCCCACGTCTCGACGCCCGTTTCGGCGACGGCCGTGAGCTCTGCCGGCTGGGGAGCAACAGCGATTCTGGCGCCGGTGTCGGAAGCGACGTCGGCGGCTGTCTCGGCGACCGAGACTGCGTCGCAGTCGTACGCTTTCAGATTGACGAGAACGAACATACGCTCACCCAGGCGGGCGACAGCAAATAAAGAGGCGGTTCTGACTCAGTCCTTCCGCTTGACCACGTCGCCCAGCGTCTGGTTCATCGAGGAGTCTGACTCCCAGTTGGCGTCGTCGTCGCCGCTCCCCTCTGAGAGGGAGATACCGAGCCGGCGCTCCAGTTTCTGCTTGATGTTGTCGGAGGGGAGGGTGTCTCCACGCTCCAGTTTGCGGATGAGGGAAGCCTTCTCGTTGAGTTCGTTGGCCAACTCCGCCTGATTCAGGTTCTCACTTTCCCGTGCCTGTCGGATGCGAGTATCGTAGTCGCTGGCGATCTCGTCCATCTGGTCGAACATATCCCGTCGCCGGCGTTTGCTGCCGCCGCCACCGCTGCTCCCGCCGCTGGACCCGCTCGAGGAGTCGCTCTTCGAAGAGGAGGTGGAGTATTTCGTCGACGCGCTTGAACTCGATTGTGTTTTGACTTCCGTGCCGAAATCGCTGCAGTCGTCACAGAGGTCAAGTTCGGCGCCCTCGACCTTCGTCGTCGTGAGCGAAGATTTATCCTCGCCGCACATCTCACACTGGGCCATACCCGGATTAGCGGGTCGTCCTGTAAAAAGGAACCGGCGGCGCTCGCTCAGCGGAGGTCCGACCACGCACCCCAGAACCGCTGGAGTGCAGTCAGGTGGCCGACAACGGCGAACAGCACCAACAGCAGTTCGATGGCGGTCAGCTGTCCTACCAGCTGCCCTGGGAGCACAAACGCGACGGTGCCGATGAGACCGACGAGGGCGAGGCGGTCTGCCCGACCCAACAGCCCACCGTACTCCCGGCCCAGGCCCACTGCCTGAATCTGTGTTCCAAGGTAGGAGGTGAGCAGCACACCGGTCACTGCCAGCAGCCCTAGCGCGTAGGCGTCGGCGCCAGCGGCCATCCCGGCGATGATGATGACGTCGGCGTAGCGGTCGAGCACGTGGTCGAGGAGGTCCCCTCCCTTCGAATCAGTCTCCAAACTGCGTGCGAGGGCGCCGTCGACGAGGTCCAGCCACCCGTTTGCAAAGACGAACAGCGCTGCCGCGAGATACCACGCCGTTGGACCGCTCGTCCCACCCGCGTAAAACGCCCCACCCGCAGCGACGGCGAAGCCGAACGCGATGACACTGACAGCGTCCGGTGTTAGCCCAAGCCGTTCAGATGCGGAGACGAACGGGGTCAGCGCTCGGTCTGCAAGCGGGCGGAACTTATCAAGCGTCATAGTGACCCCGTGAAGTCGACGGTGCCAGCAGCAGGTTCGCGCTCGCCCCGCAGGACGGCGAGTACGTCCTGAGTGACGGCCTCGACTGACCGCCCCGTGGTGTCGATCTCGTAAATACACTCCTGGCCGTGACGACGTACTGCCTCCGAGAGGACGATGTCGAGTGCTTCGCTCTCTGCGTTCTCGGCAGCTTTCGCTGGTGTCTCTCCACGCTCGGTCAGCCGCTCCTCCAGTTCCTCGGGCGCACAGCGGAGAACCACGATGGCGTCGACGTCAAACTGGTGGGAGAGGTGGGAGTCCAACAACCCAGTCCAATCGCCGAGGTGCTCTTCAATGCCTTCGATATCCGCCACGAGCGAGCCGCGGTCCTCGTCTTCGCCCGTGTGGAGGCCGTGTTCCTTGATGCGGTCGTTGAGGTGGATACCCTCGATCCCCAGCTGCTCACCGATAGCTGCGGCGACTGTCGACTTCCCCGTTCCTGGGGTCCCGGTGAGCGCGACCCGGTCGAACGCGAGGCCTTCCACAGTAGTTTCGTCGGTCATGCTTCGGCCGCCGTCTCTCGGTCCGCGAGAATCTGATTCAGTGTCTCGACCGCACGGCGAGTTTCGGCTTCGGTGCCACACGAGACTCGCACGCACTCGGGCAGGCCAAAGGAGGTGCAGTCCCGGATGATGACCCCTTCTTCCTGCGCAGCGGCGGCGACGGCAGCGCCATCACCAACCGAACAGAGGACAAAGTTCCCCTCGCTGGGGAACGTTGGCGCCTCAAGGTTCTCGTGGATGTGTTCGCGCGCCCACGCCGCGCCCCCGACGCTTTTCTCGACGTGGTCGTCGTCCTCGAGTGCGGCCATCGCGGCCCGGAGTGCGACCTCGCTGGCGGCGAAGGGCGTCGAGACGCGGTTGTAGGCGTCGGCCCACGCCTCCGGGACGAGCGCATAGCCGATGCGCAGGCCGGCGAGACCGTAGGCTTTCGAGAAGGTTCGGAGGACAGCGAGGTTCTCGTACTGGTCCAGGAGGTCAGCGCTGGTGGGTTCGTCGGCGAACTCGCCGTAGGCCTCGTCGAGCACCACAAGCGTCTCCTCGTCGACGCCCGCGAGCAGTGCCTCGATTTCTTTGCGTGGCATCGTCTCCCCGGTCGGGTTGTGCGGCGACGTGACGAACACCAACCGCTCGCCCTCGTACGACGCAAGGATGCGCTCGGCGGTCATGGCGAATCCGTCGTCTTTGGCGAGGCTGTAGGTCGTCGTCGCGCCGTGGTGATAGCGCGCGCTCATCCCGTAGTAGGAGAAGCCTGGGTCGGGGACCAGCACCTCATCGTCGGGGTCGAGCATCGCCCGCGAGAGGTAATCGATTGCGCCGTCAGCACCGGGGCTGACCCAGACCTGTTCGGTTTCGACACCCCATTTCTCTGCGAGTGTGGCCGTGAGGTCAGTGTGGGCGGCTTTGGGGTAGACGGAGATTTCCTCAGCTGTGTCCTGAACCGCCTCGACGGCGGCGGGGCTCGCGCCGTAGGGGTTCTCGTTCGAGGAGAGCTTCACGAGGTCAACAGGGTCGAGTCCGAGGTCGCGGGCGACCTCCTCGATCCCCCGGCCGGGGGCGTACTCAACGTGGTTCGAGAGGTCCCGTGGCTGCATGGCCGCGAGTTGTCGGGGGTCGCTGAAAAGGCTTCCCGCCCGCGGTTCGTCCGCTTTGCCGCGGGACGGTCGGTTGCGCTCTGTGTCTGCGGTTTTTGGGCGTTCCCCAGTTCCCGATTACGCCGGCTCTTCGATAAGCCGCGTCTCCACGGCCGCCTGGACGACTGCCGAGACGTCGCCGAGCTCGTTGGAAGCGTTGGCCACCACACCGTTCAGCAGCGCCTCGTGGTCGCGCAGGCCGGCGACGACCAGCAAGTCCTCGTCGACCGGGACGTCGTAGGCCTCCGCGACAGCGTCGATGACGACATCCGCAGTCGTCTGGTCATGATCGGCAATGATCTCGAGCAGCCCACCGAAGATCGGGTCGGCCTCGATATCCACTTCGCGCTCGACCAATCCAGGAGAGGACACGTCTCCCCCGAGAAGGCCGGCGAGGTAGCCCTTGACGGAGCCGACGATATACTCGTCGAGACTCTCGTTGCCGGAGTCGGCAGCACGACGGGCCGCGAACGCACGCACGAACGGATCGAGTTCAATCTCGAGCGACGCCCGCTTGTCGACGATTTCGCTCCGCTCCTCGTGGGCGGGGCGCTCGTCTTCCTCGGCGTCCTCGGCTTCGATCTCTTCATCTTCGTCGTCGCCGTCGAGGGCACCGTCGGCCTCGGGCGTGACGCCGTTGGACCGCTCGTCGTCATCGCTTTTGGCGTCGAGTTCGGTCTCTTCAGCGTCCTCGGTGTCCTCCGAGTCTTCAGCGTCTTCGCCATCTTCGGCATCTTCGCCGTCTTCCGCTTCCTCTGCGTCCTCCTCCTCGCTGGCGTCGGACTCGTCACGCTCTGGCGCCGCTTCGTCAGCGAGCGGGGCCGTCGCGGTTTCGTTCTCCTCCTCCCGACTGTCCCGGGTGGAGCCGAACTGGCCAGCACCACGTTGGCTCACGCCGTTGGTGCCGGTTCCCAGCGTGTCGATACGTCCGTTGAAGTTCCGCCGTCGGTCCTTTCCGCTATTGTCAGTCATGATGTTTCCCCGCGTGCGTCCCCCACCGCGTGGCGGTCGGACGGTGCACACGCTACACCATTGAGGCAGGGTGAGAAAAAGACAGCGGAGAATCGACCGGTCAGTCGGTGCCGCGGAGTGAGGCGACGCGGGCCTCCGCTCGCTCGATCACCTGTGGGCTCGCTTCGAACCGGACCGTGACCCGCTGGCCCTCGTAGCTCGTTTCCACCCGCCCCTGGTCGTGAGCCCACGCGAGGAACGCCTGCGTCTCGCCCGTGTTCGGAAGGTCGAACTGTTCGCTCCGGCCGGGTAGGCCGTCGATGATCGCTGACTGCAGCCGCTCGACACCGGTCCCGTCCATCGCGCTGACAGGGACCACCGTGTCAACGGCTGCTTCCGCCGCGACGGCGTCCACCCGGGCAGCCACGTCAGCGCCGTCAAGCAGGTCCGTCTTGTTGAGTACGGCGACCAGTCGACCCCGGGGCTGATTCAGCTCCCCGAGGGAGACCCAG is a window of halophilic archaeon DL31 DNA encoding:
- a CDS encoding triosephosphate isomerase (KEGG: hla:Hlac_0683 triosephosphate isomerase~TIGRFAM: Triosephosphate isomerase~PFAM: Triosephosphate isomerase) is translated as MFVLVNLKAYDCDAVSVAETAADVASDTGARIAVAPQPAELTAVAETGVETWAQHVDPIPHGSHTGSVHAASVAAAGATGTLLNHSERRLKLADIDAGLGAAEAAGLDTVVCANNPDQVGSAAALGPDAVAVEPPELIGGDVSVASADPDIVTNAVVAAADANPAVDVFCGAGIATGADVAAAAELGADGVLLASGVALAADPDAVLRDLVSSL
- a CDS encoding transcriptional regulator, XRE family (TIGRFAM: Conserved hypothetical protein CHP00270~PFAM: Helix-turn-helix type 3~KEGG: hvo:HVO_1299 HTH DNA-binding protein~SMART: Helix-turn-helix type 3), producing MAQCEMCGEDKSSLTTTKVEGAELDLCDDCSDFGTEVKTQSSSSASTKYSTSSSKSDSSSGSSGGSSGGGGSKRRRRDMFDQMDEIASDYDTRIRQARESENLNQAELANELNEKASLIRKLERGDTLPSDNIKQKLERRLGISLSEGSGDDDANWESDSSMNQTLGDVVKRKD
- a CDS encoding CDP-alcohol phosphatidyltransferase (PFAM: CDP-alcohol phosphatidyltransferase~KEGG: hbo:Hbor_19280 phosphatidylglycerophosphate synthase), which gives rise to MTLDKFRPLADRALTPFVSASERLGLTPDAVSVIAFGFAVAAGGAFYAGGTSGPTAWYLAAALFVFANGWLDLVDGALARSLETDSKGGDLLDHVLDRYADVIIIAGMAAGADAYALGLLAVTGVLLTSYLGTQIQAVGLGREYGGLLGRADRLALVGLIGTVAFVLPGQLVGQLTAIELLLVLFAVVGHLTALQRFWGAWSDLR
- a CDS encoding adenylate kinase (KEGG: hla:Hlac_1343 nucleotide kinase~HAMAP: Adenylate kinase, putative), with protein sequence MTDETTVEGLAFDRVALTGTPGTGKSTVAAAIGEQLGIEGIHLNDRIKEHGLHTGEDEDRGSLVADIEGIEEHLGDWTGLLDSHLSHQFDVDAIVVLRCAPEELEERLTERGETPAKAAENAESEALDIVLSEAVRRHGQECIYEIDTTGRSVEAVTQDVLAVLRGEREPAAGTVDFTGSL
- a CDS encoding Histidinol-phosphate aminotransferase (PFAM: Aminotransferase, class I/II~TIGRFAM: Histidinol-phosphate aminotransferase~HAMAP: Histidinol-phosphate aminotransferase~KEGG: hvo:HVO_1295 histidinol-phosphate aminotransferase), yielding MQPRDLSNHVEYAPGRGIEEVARDLGLDPVDLVKLSSNENPYGASPAAVEAVQDTAEEISVYPKAAHTDLTATLAEKWGVETEQVWVSPGADGAIDYLSRAMLDPDDEVLVPDPGFSYYGMSARYHHGATTTYSLAKDDGFAMTAERILASYEGERLVFVTSPHNPTGETMPRKEIEALLAGVDEETLVVLDEAYGEFADEPTSADLLDQYENLAVLRTFSKAYGLAGLRIGYALVPEAWADAYNRVSTPFAASEVALRAAMAALEDDDHVEKSVGGAAWAREHIHENLEAPTFPSEGNFVLCSVGDGAAVAAAAQEEGVIIRDCTSFGLPECVRVSCGTEAETRRAVETLNQILADRETAAEA
- a CDS encoding hypothetical protein (KEGG: tet:TTHERM_00630470 hypothetical protein), producing the protein MTDNSGKDRRRNFNGRIDTLGTGTNGVSQRGAGQFGSTRDSREEENETATAPLADEAAPERDESDASEEEDAEEAEDGEDAEDGEDAEDSEDTEDAEETELDAKSDDDERSNGVTPEADGALDGDDEDEEIEAEDAEEDERPAHEERSEIVDKRASLEIELDPFVRAFAARRAADSGNESLDEYIVGSVKGYLAGLLGGDVSSPGLVEREVDIEADPIFGGLLEIIADHDQTTADVVIDAVAEAYDVPVDEDLLVVAGLRDHEALLNGVVANASNELGDVSAVVQAAVETRLIEEPA